A genome region from Nicotiana tabacum cultivar K326 chromosome 13, ASM71507v2, whole genome shotgun sequence includes the following:
- the LOC107802682 gene encoding ras-related protein RABA2b-like, with translation MAYKVDHEYDYLFKIVLIGDSGVGKSNILSRFTRNEFCLESKSTIGVEFATRTLQVEGKTVKAQIWDTAGQERYRAITSAYYRGAVGALLVYDITKRQTFENVNRWLRELRDHADSNIVIMLAGNKSDLNHLRAVPDQDARILAEKEGLSFLETSALEAYNVERAFQTILLDIYQIITRKALAAQEAAATPGQGTAINVGEYSGNNNRRPCCSN, from the exons ATGGCATATAAGGTGGATCATGAATATGATTACTTATTCAAGATTGTTTTAATTGGAGATTCAGGTGTTGGAAAATCTAATATACTTTCTAGGTTTACCCGAAATGAATTTTGTTTGGAGTCTAAGTCCACCATTGGCGTCGAATTTGCAACAAGGACCCTTCAG GTAGAGGGCAAGACAGTGAAGGCACAAATATGGGACACTGCTGGTCAAGAAAGGTACAGAGCAATAACAAGTGCTTATTACAGAGGAGCCGTTGGTGCACTTTTGGTCTACGACATAACCAAAAGACAAACCTTCGAAAACGTGAACCGTTGGCTTCGCGAGCTTAGGGACCATGCCGATTCCAATATTGTCATTATGTTGGCTGGAAATAAGTCAGATTTGAACCATCTCCGAGCAGTCCCTGACCAGGACGCTCGGATCTTGGCCGAGAAAGAAGGTCTCTCGTTCCTCGAGACGTCTGCTCTCGAGGCGTATAACGTTGAGAGAGCGTTTCAGACTATCTTGTTGGATATTTATCAGATCATAACTAGGAAAGCTCTGGCTGCTCAAGAAGCAGCTGCTACTCCTGGTCAAGGCACTGCTATTAATGTTGGAGAGTATTCTGGTAACAATAACAGGAGACCATGTTGCTCTAATTAA
- the LOC107802683 gene encoding uncharacterized protein LOC107802683, which translates to MEKAKQVVGSSSSSFTTELFGPKEPSNSSLFGSVFGQASTGLRRDPIQAGDRNSSKTQDPGNQYYGNANYGTSENGSKRKRGEKVEGACNFSSSIFYGGQDVYSPTTKTTDSQSNIVKKDGGGDGSNSASRGNWWQGSLYY; encoded by the exons ATGGAGAAGGCAAAGCAAGTGGTtggttcctcttcttcttccttcacAACCGAACTCTTTGGACCCAAAGAGCCCTCAAACTCGTCCCTTTTTGGTTCCGTTTTTGGTCAAGCTTCCACG GGACTTAGAAGAGATCCCATTCAAGCTGGGGATAGAAATTCATCAAAAACCCAAGATCCAGGGAACCAGTACTATGGCAATGCAAACTATGGAACTTCAg AAAATGGATCTAAAAGAAAGAGGGGAGAAAAAGTAGAAGGAGCATGTAATTTCAGCTCATCCATTTTTTATGGTGGCCAAGATGTTTATTCTCCAACTACCAAGACCACTGACTCTCAGAGTAATATT GTCAAGAAAGATGGGGGAGGTGATGGTTCAAACTCTGCTTCAAGAGGAAATTGGTGGCAGG GATCATTATACTACTAA